One window of the Leishmania panamensis strain MHOM/PA/94/PSC-1 chromosome 8 sequence genome contains the following:
- a CDS encoding hypothetical protein (TriTrypDB/GeneDB-style sysID: LpmP.08.0820), translating into MDSAYLKNHVGMLLAKGIAETVTAQPSNPQEYLALYLLHQLQEEERKTTAAAHKRKVNELREEWCQKRALREKSAVDVIQRCFHRFQKRLHTKRVAEEELREMYEAAEAEAEELLDEEAAIKAAKGDEDTEEDGAGAASERHSGSLAAAALEEKETVMSEARSEFFKSQRFLLTLSKSAVGQLKHKLEDEAERVRIAQDITLGAYHRAAAQEAALVEAMTTPSMANAAPALSPAAAELAGRLAEHRDHRFICVPYVNYVAFRCVCYLLLNATPKATNTAAKVAALLKPSVLVQQLRAFNPVAAYDRGVALKLERLVPELSSATGGDEDMDEGNGEGRHKESDALAEEGSSVPFTQPMTRQVRRAARVLRTCWLDGEYQCEVDPEEFYTEEMLEEDSAKAEVDGDENALKQKLIPTLADEIEAAAKARERVAELRSIVEAQVKQRGGIVMYGLLRFVSAAVAYRQARDAVVQQRQEMGLPMDNLDELPEDEAEDPMNDEALIDEETGELDVAGVQVLQERIGVDTEEALAKTWEARDRRQREAYSMKAISLQQQLDASEEDEEEDEGEGA; encoded by the coding sequence ATGGACAGCGCCTACTTGAAAAACCATGTGGGGATGCTCCTGGCGAAGGGTATTGCAGAGACGGTCACCGCGCAGCCCAGCAACCCGCAAGAGTACCTTGCCCTCtacctcctccaccagctccaggaggaggagcgcaagacAACGGCCGCAGCGCACAAGCGTAAGGTGAATGAGCTTCGGGAGGAGTGGTGCCAGAAGCGAGCGTTACGTGAGAAGTCGGCCGTTGACGTGATCCAGCGCTGTTTCCACCGCTTCCAGAAACGCCTTCACACAAAGCGAgtcgctgaggaggagctgcgggaGATGTACGAAGCGGCcgaggccgaggcggaggagctgctggacgaggaggccgcaATTAAGGCTGCGAAGGGCGACGAGGACACTGAAGAGGATGGTGCGGGTGCGGCGTCGGAGAGGCACTCGGGCTcactcgctgccgcagcgctggaggagaaggagaccGTGATGAGCGAGGCCCGTAGCGAGTTTTTCAAGTCTCAGCGCTTCCTGCTGACCCTCTCCAAGAGTGCGGTGGGCCAGCTCAAGCACAAGctggaggacgaggcggagcgcGTGCGCATTGCGCAGGACATCACACTCGGTGCCTAccaccgcgccgctgctcaggAGGCTGCGCTTGTGGAGGCGATGACCACACCTTCCATGGCAAATGCCGCACCTGCGCTCTcccccgccgcggcggagctAGCGGGGCGCCTCGCTGAACATCGCGACCACCGCTTCATCTGTGTCCCGTACGTCAACTACGTTGCTTTTCGCTGCGTGTGCTACCTCCTGCTCAACGCCACACCCAAGGCGACGAACACAGCCGCAAAGGTggccgcgctgctgaagccctcggtgctggtgcagcagctacGCGCCTTCAACCCTGTGGCCGCGTACGACCGCGGGGTAGCGCTGAAGCTGGAGCGACTTGTGCCAGAACTGAGCTCGGCAACCGGCGGTGACGAGGACATGGACGAGGGCAATGGCGAGGGGCGCCAcaaggagagcgacgcgcTTGCAGAGGAGGGCTCCAGCGTTCCGTTCACGCAGCCGATGACACGTcaggtgcgccgcgccgcgcgtgtgctgcggaCCTGCTGGCTGGATGGAGAGTACCAGTGCGAGGTCGACCCGGAGGAGTTTTACACGGAGGAGATGCTCGAAGAGGATTCCGCCAAGGCGGAggtcgacggcgacgagaACGCACTGAAGCAGAAGCTCATTCCGACGCTGGCAGATGAGATTGAGGCAGCAGCCAAGGCACGCGAGCgtgtggcggagctgcgcagcatcgTCGAGGCGCAGGTGAAGCAGCGTGGGGGTATTGTGATGTATGGCCTACTGCGCTTTGTGtccgccgctgtggcgtACCGCCAAGCACGCGATGccgtcgtgcagcagcgacaagagaTGGGGCTGCCGATGGATAACTTGGATGAGCTGCCCGAGGATGAGGCCGAGGACCCTATGAACGACGAGGCACTGATAGATGAGGAAACCGGTGAGCTGGATGTGGCGggcgtgcaggtgctgcaggagcgcatcgGCGTGgacacggaggaggcgctagCGAAGACGTGGGAGGCCCGCGACCGACGTCAGCGCGAGGCATACTCGATGAAGGCGATcagtctgcagcagcagctcgacgctagtgaagaggacgaggaagaggacgagggcgAAGGCGCGTGA
- a CDS encoding hypothetical protein (TriTrypDB/GeneDB-style sysID: LpmP.08.0800) has translation MPVPLNCSTVGLDRWATVAAVRPLSSVGATTTQRSASLAPFAAALDVKKRFASTATDRANAHGSCNSSESGFFRAYRKFRRERRADHDRQYTTLSMYLERLPPGFRGLLLWSPVLALLHFTCRQARIYYLEEEEPWYYVALPRRWRYRVGGEGSGATVHVSSLLRRAPPSTTYSPPNASQGAESQGSRSTVTTTTTTTTYAFRATDVQDAAAAAAVAGVPLAGSPPVASFHEVCVRRVHTDEGAPPAATAPAPPPEETHRYGVWGAPLVVIRDPATQRVMGYTTAG, from the coding sequence ATGCCTGTGCCGCTAAATTGCTCGACAGTGGGCTTGGATCGGTGGGCCACagtagcggcggtgaggcctTTGTCGTCCgtcggcgccaccaccacccagcGCAGCGCTTCCTTAGCACCattcgcggcggcgctggacgTGAAGAAGCGCTTTgcgtcgacggcgacggACAGGGCAAATGCACACGGGtcctgcaacagcagcgagtcTGGCTTCTTCCGTGCCTATCGCAAGTTCCGGCGGGAGCGCCGTGCTGACCACGACCGGCAGTACACGACGCTGTCGATGTACCTAGAGCGGCTGCCGCCAGGTTTTCGTGGGCTTCTTCTGTGGTCGCCGGTACTCGCACTTTTGCACTTTACGTGCCGGCAGGCGAGAATCTACTATctcgaagaggaggagccaTGGTACTACGTGGCACTCccacggcggtggcgttaCCGGGTCGGCGGGgaaggcagcggtgcgacgGTGCATGTCTCGTCGCTGTTACGGCGGGCACCGCCCTCCACGACATACTCCCCACCAAACGCAAGCCAAGGAGCTGAGAGTCAGGGGAGTAGATCGACGgtgaccaccaccaccaccaccaccacgtaTGCGTTTCGCGCTACTGACGTGcaggacgccgccgctgctgctgctgtggcgggtGTCCCTCTCGCCGGCTCACCCCCGGTTGCCTCCTTTCATGAAGTCTGCGTCCGTCGTGTTCACACGGATGAGggcgcgccgcctgcagcgacggcgccggcCCCGCCACCGGAGGAGACGCACCGCTATGGTGTGTGGGGTGCCCCGCTGGTTGTGATTCGTGATCCGGCCACGCAGCGTGTGATGGGTTACACGACGGCGGGatag
- a CDS encoding hypothetical protein (TriTrypDB/GeneDB-style sysID: LpmP.08.0810), with amino-acid sequence MFRLTFPLCLSSKQLSHGPLATHTHKQSFRQSKEALQTSRRRSQTLRTNFSFQQKLNQEFGARQHTFAQGRRSMQGAAEDLMYDRAYHAERRGGRAGRVYRTAKDRAAEMATARELLHMEENTRRLMKKGRTQRTELFRAQRQWGR; translated from the coding sequence ATGTTTCGCCTCacctttcccctttgcctCTCGTCGAAGCAGCTCTCGCACGGCCCGCtcgccacgcacacacacaagcagagTTTTCGCCAGTCAAAAGAGGCACTGCAGACGAGTCGGCGGCGCTCACAGACGCTGCGCACAAACTTCAGTTTTCAGCAAAAACTGAACCAGGAGTTTGGCGCGCGTCAGCACACCTTTGCGCAAGGGCGGCGCTCTATGCAGGGCGCCGCTGAGGATCTCATGTACGACCGCGCTTACCATGCtgagcggcgcggcggcagagcggGACGGGTCTACCGCACTGCTAAGGACCGCGCAGCAGAGATGGCGACGGCACGAGAGCTGCTTCACATGGAGGAGAACACGCGGCGACTCATGAAGAAGGGCCGCACGCAGCGTACCGAGTTGTTCCGTGCGCAGAGGCAATGGGGCCGCTAA